The Saccharothrix violaceirubra genome segment TGCGCGTGCGTAAGCGCCCATAGCGGGGACAGCCCGTTGCGCTAGCAGTACCACTTCGCTATACGCGCTGTGCCGATTGAGGGTGGGAATAGCGACAACGGGTGAATTTCTGCCCCGATCGGCGTTCGGCCACCGGCGATCTGGGATTGATCCCCTGTTCGAACTAGTGATCTTCACCCGAAAAGGCCGTTGACGCTGCTCCGCGCCAGTGCAACCGTCACTATTCCGGTGGTATTGCCCACGAAGATCATTCGTAGGGGTGTACGCCGGTCGGGCCATGGCAGGCGTGGATTTCGCGGAATGTTTGCCCGGGTAGCAATCGGAGCTTTACTCGCATTGGAGGAAAGGCGGGGGCGTTCGAGTGGAGTGGGCTTCGTCGACCGTCGGATTCGGCGTCGATGTGCATCGGTCCGCCGGGTGATCGACACCGCCTGTCATCCGTCGCGGTACTTCGTCGCCGGGACGGGTGGCATTGCGGTCACGACCGGTCGCCGCGATCGCGGGGCGTTCGGAAGCGGGATTCCGGCCCGCGGCCACCGGTAGGTGCCATGAGGTGCCCGGTGGGGATCGTCCGGGCCGGGAGTCGGGTGACGGTCCGTGGTCGCCGCGCCCGGTCACTCGTACGCGTGGACCGAAGCTGATCCGTTCGGGGCTGGATCGTGTCGGCCGAGTGATCGTCGTTTGGGTACATCCCTGCCGGTACCGTTGCCCGGATCGGGTGACGGCTAGGCAGAAGGATGGTCGACGGTGCGCAGACGGTCGATGCTCGCGGGTGTGGCGACGACGGTGGGTGGCATGATCGCGGCGGGTACGGGCACGGCCGGTGCGGCCGGGGCGCCGGGGTTGCGGGACCACCGGTTGGTGAGCCTGTCGCACGTGAACGACCCGGACCGGACCAACGTCTATCCCGGGGACCCCGCGTTCAAGCTCACCACGATCACCACCGTCCCCGAGGACGGCTTCTACCTCCAGTACGTGGAGCAGGGCGAGCACACCGGCACGCACTGGGGGGCGCCCGCGCACTTCAACAGCGACGAGCCCGCGGCCGACGAACTCGACGTCGAGGACCTGTTCCTGCCCGCCGTGAAGATCGACGTGCGCGACAAGGCCCGGCGCGACGCCGACTACGAGGTCACCGTCGACGACCTCCAGCGCTGGGAGCGCAAGCACGGTCGCATCCCGAACGAGGCGGCCGTGATCCTGTGGACCGGCTGGGAGGACCGCTGGGGCACGCCCGCGTTCTACAACTACGACACGCAGGGGCGCATGCACCAGCCGGGCTTCTCGCTGGCCGCCGTGCAGTGGCTGGTGCGCACCGGGCGGCTGGGGCGGCGTGGTGCGCTGGGCACGGACACGTTCAGCCCGGAGTCGGCGCTGGACGCGGAGTACCGGGTGTCGAAGCTGCTCTACCGCGAGCACCGGATCAGCCTGGAGATCCTGGCCAACCTGGCGAAACTGCCGGAGACCGGGGCGCACGTCCTGGTCGGGGGCACGATCAACCGCCGCGGTTCCGGCTCGCCGGCGACCGTGTTCGCCTTCGTGCCCCGGCGCTGAGGGCCGGGGCGTGTCCCGGTGCGGCGGCCCCGCCGGCGGAGGCGTCGACCGTCCGGCGGCGTCGGGGTGGACCGCGGCGGTGTCGCCGGAGGCCGGTCAGGTCTTGGCGGTCAGGGGTGCGGCCGGTTCGCGGCGGCGTTGCCACATGCGGTGGGAGATGCGGGCCAGGACGTCGGCCGCCGGGTCGCCGGCCGTGCGGCCGTCGGCCAGGGGACCGGTGTAGCAGACGGCGATCGCGTACGGCGGGGCGTCCGCCGGCCAGACCAGGCCGACGCTGTGCCGCACGCCCGGGTCCCAGCCGTTCTTGAACGCGATCCGCGTGCCCGGTGGCAGGCCGGCCGCCAGGTCGACCCGGTGGACGTTGCGGGCCAGGACGTCGAGTTCGCCGTCGGTCAAGGTCCACAGCACGCGGACCAGGTCGGCGGCCGTCACGGTGTTGTGCACGCCCGTGCGCCGGGCCGCGTTGTCGTCGATCAGCCGGGCCAGGCCGGTGCTCCCGGTGGCCGCCGCGTGCCAGAAGCCGGCGACGGCGGGCAGTCCCACGTGCAGCGCGCACAGGTTCGTGGCCAGGTTCGACGAATGGGTGATCATCCGGTCGGCCAACCAGCCCAGCGGTGCGGTGGCACCGATCCTGGCCCACACCGCCGGGTCGGAGTCGGCGGCCTGGTCGCAGGAGAACCGGTCGCCCGCGCCCGACGGGAACTCCGCCACCACCGGCACCGGCGTGTCCGGGTCGTGGCCGCGTAACGCCCCCAGTACCGCGATCTTCACCGTGCTCGCCGCGTCGTGCTGCTCGTCGTCGCGCACGGCCGCGGTCGGGGCCGCACCGCGCCGCGCCACGTGCACCGACAGCCTGGTCACCGCGCCTCCCGGTGGTCGGTCGGGGTCGGTCGGAACTCGCGGTTCCGGTCTACCAGAAGGGAAAGCGTCCCGGGCGACCGGTTCCGGGATTCGGGGTGGGTGCGACTGAGGGACTGCCGGCGGCGGTGCCGGCTTGGGTTCGAGCACGTGGTGGGGTCCGGCTCGTGCGGTCGGCGGCAGTCGCGAAGGACGTACGTGGGTTGGCGGAGTGCCCGCACACGTGGCCAGGTGCCCCGGGGCTGTCCGAGTGCGTGTTTCAGGGTGCCTGAGCGCGTATTTCAGGGTGTCCGCGTGGAGGACTCGCGGGTCAGGGGTGGATGACCAGGCCGCGACCGCCGTCGCGCTTGGCCTCGTACATGGCGGTGTCAGCGCGTCTGAGGACCGACTGTGCGGTGGCCTCCGGGTCGTGGTCGGCGCAGATCACGACGCCCACGCTGGCGCTGATGTCCGAACCCAGCGCGTCCAGCACCCGGAACGCCACCTTCTCCGGCTCCTCGACGCCCTCGACCAGCACGCCGAACTCGTCGCCGCCCAGCCGTGCCACCACGTCCGTGTCCCGCACGCAGTCGTGCAGCAGCCGCGCCGCCCGCTCCAACACCACGTCGCCGTGCGCGTGCCCCGCCTTGTCGTTCACCGCCTTGAAATCGTCCAGGTCCACGAACAGCAACCCGAACGGCGTGCCGTCGCGGTGGTACGCGGCCATCGCCTCGTCGAGCCGGCGCTCGAACACCGCGCGGTTGGCCAGGCCCGTGAGCGGGTCGTGGTGCGCCTGGTGCGCCAGCGTCAGCTCCGAATCGCGCAGCAGCGCCGCCAGTCGGGCGTTGTCCACGATGGTCACCAACTGCCGCACGATCACCGCGACGAACACCGCGAAACCGCAGCCGATCTCCACCGCGTCCACACCGGACCCCTCGCCCGAGAGCGTGCGGCGCAGCACCAGGACCGTGCACAGCACCAACGGCACGTAAGGCATCGACAGGTAGGTCCACTGCCGGCGGTGGTCCGCGGCGGCCGACCCGCCCGTGCGCACGCCGGTGGGTACGAGCGGCGCCAACGCCACCACGGCCGGTCCGAGCACGAAACCCGCGTTGGCCAACGGCGGCACCTCCGGCGCCTGGATGCTCACCAGGTACGCGAACGCGCTGTCGGAGGCCGCCAACCCCAGCAGTCCCAGGCCCAGCAACAACAGCGGGGGCCGCAGCACCACCTTCCGGTCCGAACCCAACACCACGACGATCACCAGCAGCACCAGGTCGGTGATCGGGTAGGCGATCGCGACCAGGAACGCGCCCGCGTCGGGATTCCCGGCCGCGACGAGTCCGCCCAGCGACGTCGTCCACGTGAGCACGAACAGCGACGCCACCACGATCACGCCGTCCAACAGCGGCACGACGCGCGCGGTGCGGGACCGGCGGTCCAGCAGGGCGTCCGGGGATTCGGATCTCCGATGGTTCCCGATCACCGACAGGGCCGCGAGCGCGAACGGCACGACGCTCAGGTAGCCCGCGTCCGCGAGCGACGGCGACGGCACGGCCCGCTCCTCGACGAGCTGGTACCACGTCCACAACGCCATGCCCGCGCTCCAGCCGAGCATGCCCAGGCCCATCAGGATCCGCCACCAGCGGTCGGCCCCGGCGCGGGTCCGCGCCGTGACCAGGCACGTCGTCGTGGCGAGCAGGCCGGTGGCGAGCTGGGCGAGGTCGTCGAGCACGACGGCCGCGTCGCCCCGCACGAGGTCGAAACTGGCGGCGACGGAAGCGGCGACCGACGACACGAGCACGAGTGCCGCCGTGATCCCGAACCGTGAAGTCGCGCGCACGCGGCCAGTGTGCCCCATCGGCGTACCGCCGACCGGGTTGCCCTGCGAGGATGCCCGGGTGGCAGAGCAGGAGGTTCCCGCCGCGCGGGACGTGCGCACGGAGCAGGACTACGAGCGGTTCGCCCGGTACCGGATCGCCGAGATCGGGTGCGACGCGGAGGCGTTCGGGTTGTCGTACAACGTCCTCAACCTGGCGTACATGATGATCACCGACTACGAGGCGCTGGTGCACCGCGAGCGCGGCTGGACGATGCCGGGCTTCCGGCTGATGTTCAAGCTGTGGGTGCTCGGCCCGACCCAGCCGGCGCGGCTGGCCGACCTGTCCGGCACGACCCGGTCGGCGATGTCGAACCTGATCAACACGCTGGAGAAGGCGGGTCTGGTCGAGCGGACGCGGGACGACCAGGACCGTCGCGTGGTGTTCGTGGCGCTGACCGAGGAGGGGCTGCGCTCGGTGTCCGGGGTGTTCCCCAAGCAGAACGCGCGGGAGATCCGCTGGTTCGACGTGCTCGACGACGCGGAATCCGCGCAATTGGTCGAACTCATCCGTAGGGTCGTGGCCGCCCGCCCGGACTAGCCGGTGCACCCGATTTCGTTGACAGAATTCATGCTTTATTGTGTTTGACCCCGGCAGGATTGTGTCCGTAATAATGACCGCATGCCGTGGAAACCTATCATGGGATGGCTGGGAAAATGTTCGACGGCCTGTCCGGCACACCCGTCAAGGAATTCCCGTCGTGGTGCCACTCGATTGGCGGAACTGCTCCGGTATTCCCTGCGATACGTTTCCCGGCGTCCGGCCGCCGCATAACACCGCCAGCAAGAGAGGTCCGTCATGCTGACCACAGCGGCAGCCGCCGCGCTCGCCTTGTCGGCGATCGTGCCGGTCGACTCACCCATTGATTCGGTTCCGGACTACGTCACCGTCCAGGTCGTCGCCGTCAACGGCTCCGGTTGTCCCGCCGGTACCGCGGCCGTCGCCGCCTCCGACGACCGGACCGCGTTCACCGTCACCTACAGCCAGTTCCTGGCCCAGGCCGGCGACTCCACCTCGCCGACCGACTTCCGGAAGAACTGCCAGCTCGGGCTCCAGCTCAACTACCCCCAGGGCTTCACGTTCGGCGTGGCCCAGGCGGACTACCGGGGTTTCGCGCACCTCCAGTCGGGCGCGACCGGCCTGGAGCAGGGCAACTACTACTTCCAGGGCACCTCGCCGACGGCCCGTAAGTCGCACTCGCTGCGCGGCCCGTTCAGCGACAACTGGCAGTTCACCGACTCCACCGAGTGGAGTGCGATCGTCTACGCGCCGTGCGGCGAGCGCAAGCTGCTCAACGTCAACGCCGAATTGCGCGTCAACGCGGGTTCCTCGAAGGGCACCAGCTTCATCGCGATGGACTCGACCGACGGACGCATCAGCACCAGGTACCACTTCTCCTGGAAGCGCTGCTGACCCTTTCGCCGCGCCGGCCGCCACACCGTTTCGCCGCCGATGTCAATGATGATTAATCGGAAGGTGTGTCATGCTGAATTTCGCGGCTGCTGCCGCTCTGGCCCTGTCGACGATCGTGTTCCCGCCCGGTGGTGCGCCCGGTTCCGTGCCGCCGCCGGACCACATCACGATCGACGTGGTGACGGTGAACGGCTCCGGCTGTCCGGCCGGGACGGCGGCGATCGCCGTGTCCCCGGACAACAAGGCGTTCACCGTGAGCTACAGCGCGTTCCTGGCGCAGGTCGGGGTCGGTTCCCAGCCGACCGACTTCCGCAAGAACTGCCAGATCAACCTGAGAGTGAACGTGCCGCAGGGATTCACCTACGGTATCGCCCAGGCCGACTACCGCGGTTTCGCACACCTGGAGAAGGGCGCGACCGGCATCGAACGCGCCAACTACTACTTCCAGGGCATGTCGCCGACGACCTACCGGACGCACAGCTACAGCGGTGCGTTCAGCGAGGACTGGCAGGCGACGGACACCACGGAACTCGCCGCGATCGTGTACCACCCGTGCGGTGAGAAGCGGAACTTCAACATCAACACGGAGCTGCGGGTCAACGCCGGTACGTCCAACACGGCGACGACGACCAGCTTCATGTCGATGGACTCGACGGACGGCAGCTTCGACACGAAGTACCACTTCGCCTGGAAGCGCTGCCCGTAGTCTCGGGGCAG includes the following:
- a CDS encoding MarR family winged helix-turn-helix transcriptional regulator, translating into MAEQEVPAARDVRTEQDYERFARYRIAEIGCDAEAFGLSYNVLNLAYMMITDYEALVHRERGWTMPGFRLMFKLWVLGPTQPARLADLSGTTRSAMSNLINTLEKAGLVERTRDDQDRRVVFVALTEEGLRSVSGVFPKQNAREIRWFDVLDDAESAQLVELIRRVVAARPD
- a CDS encoding cyclase family protein, with the translated sequence MRRRSMLAGVATTVGGMIAAGTGTAGAAGAPGLRDHRLVSLSHVNDPDRTNVYPGDPAFKLTTITTVPEDGFYLQYVEQGEHTGTHWGAPAHFNSDEPAADELDVEDLFLPAVKIDVRDKARRDADYEVTVDDLQRWERKHGRIPNEAAVILWTGWEDRWGTPAFYNYDTQGRMHQPGFSLAAVQWLVRTGRLGRRGALGTDTFSPESALDAEYRVSKLLYREHRISLEILANLAKLPETGAHVLVGGTINRRGSGSPATVFAFVPRR
- a CDS encoding DUF4360 domain-containing protein; protein product: MLTTAAAAALALSAIVPVDSPIDSVPDYVTVQVVAVNGSGCPAGTAAVAASDDRTAFTVTYSQFLAQAGDSTSPTDFRKNCQLGLQLNYPQGFTFGVAQADYRGFAHLQSGATGLEQGNYYFQGTSPTARKSHSLRGPFSDNWQFTDSTEWSAIVYAPCGERKLLNVNAELRVNAGSSKGTSFIAMDSTDGRISTRYHFSWKRC
- a CDS encoding GGDEF domain-containing protein, which codes for MRATSRFGITAALVLVSSVAASVAASFDLVRGDAAVVLDDLAQLATGLLATTTCLVTARTRAGADRWWRILMGLGMLGWSAGMALWTWYQLVEERAVPSPSLADAGYLSVVPFALAALSVIGNHRRSESPDALLDRRSRTARVVPLLDGVIVVASLFVLTWTTSLGGLVAAGNPDAGAFLVAIAYPITDLVLLVIVVVLGSDRKVVLRPPLLLLGLGLLGLAASDSAFAYLVSIQAPEVPPLANAGFVLGPAVVALAPLVPTGVRTGGSAAADHRRQWTYLSMPYVPLVLCTVLVLRRTLSGEGSGVDAVEIGCGFAVFVAVIVRQLVTIVDNARLAALLRDSELTLAHQAHHDPLTGLANRAVFERRLDEAMAAYHRDGTPFGLLFVDLDDFKAVNDKAGHAHGDVVLERAARLLHDCVRDTDVVARLGGDEFGVLVEGVEEPEKVAFRVLDALGSDISASVGVVICADHDPEATAQSVLRRADTAMYEAKRDGGRGLVIHP
- a CDS encoding DUF4360 domain-containing protein, with product MLNFAAAAALALSTIVFPPGGAPGSVPPPDHITIDVVTVNGSGCPAGTAAIAVSPDNKAFTVSYSAFLAQVGVGSQPTDFRKNCQINLRVNVPQGFTYGIAQADYRGFAHLEKGATGIERANYYFQGMSPTTYRTHSYSGAFSEDWQATDTTELAAIVYHPCGEKRNFNINTELRVNAGTSNTATTTSFMSMDSTDGSFDTKYHFAWKRCP
- a CDS encoding serine hydrolase, with the protein product MTRLSVHVARRGAAPTAAVRDDEQHDAASTVKIAVLGALRGHDPDTPVPVVAEFPSGAGDRFSCDQAADSDPAVWARIGATAPLGWLADRMITHSSNLATNLCALHVGLPAVAGFWHAAATGSTGLARLIDDNAARRTGVHNTVTAADLVRVLWTLTDGELDVLARNVHRVDLAAGLPPGTRIAFKNGWDPGVRHSVGLVWPADAPPYAIAVCYTGPLADGRTAGDPAADVLARISHRMWQRRREPAAPLTAKT